Below is a window of Vicinamibacteria bacterium DNA.
GCGACGGAGCCAGCGTCAATCAGCTCTCCTGCGGCCGGCGGAAAAGCGGACGGTTCGGGCGAGGTGGTCCACGTCGAGCGCCAGCGAAGATCAAAAGGGTGCTTCTCGCGTCTATGACATAATCGCCGGAGTGAGATCCAAAAGCGACCAAAAAAAAACGAGGAGGGGACGCCTCTGGCTCTTCGGCGCGTTCATCCTCGCTCTCGGTGCCTGTCGCCTGCCTCCCGAGTCTGCCGATCTCGTGATTCGGGGGGGCTCGGTGTACACGATGAACGAAGCGCGCGCCTGGGCCGAGAGCGTGGCGATATCGGCGGGCGAGATCGTCTTCGTGGGCGCGGATAACGACGTGGACGCCTTCGTGGGAACCAAGACGCGGGTCATCTCGCTCGACGGCGCGATGGTGCTTCCTGGCTTTCACGACTCGCACGTCCATCTGGTTACTGGTGGTGTCGAGCTCGGTCAATGCAACTTGAACGGTCTCGAGTCGAGACTTGCGGTGCTGGAGGCGATCGAGTCGTGTGCCCGGGAGGCCTCTTCATCCGATTGGATCGTGGGTGGCGGCTGGGACCTCCCCCTCTTTCCCGGTGCAAATCCCCACCGCGAGGAGCTCGATCGCATCGCACCGGATAAGGCCGTCTACTTGAGCTCTGCCGACGGGCACTCCGCCTGGGTCAACAGCAGGGCGCTCGCCCTCGCTGGCATCGACCGGA
It encodes the following:
- a CDS encoding amidohydrolase family protein gives rise to the protein MRSKSDQKKTRRGRLWLFGAFILALGACRLPPESADLVIRGGSVYTMNEARAWAESVAISAGEIVFVGADNDVDAFVGTKTRVISLDGAMVLPGFHDSHVHLVTGGVELGQCNLNGLESRLAVLEAIESCAREASSSDWIVGGGWDLPLFPGANPHREELDRIAPDKAVYLSSADGHSAWVNSRALALAGIDRNTPDPVNGRIERDEAGEPSGTLREAAAGLVERHLPRLSEDDYARGLKRGLAMANQFGITSVIEADGTDRVLAAYERLARSGELTARVRVSLSIDETRDETQVDELLMKRARVGRSEFLRADAAKIF